One Eubacteriales bacterium mix99 genomic window carries:
- the ftsA gene encoding cell division protein FtsA, producing MNNAIMAIDPGTTKMAVWVGHRNRDGSLELSGLGNVRYAGVSGDGWRSEGMMSRVLDDALGQAWNMAGFRVDHCTLGIPNEFCGLIRNTGGMTPDHPMSGQDIEELKKMAASYSLPSPWKISDVLYGGFRADGSRVGNPLGMERKRILLEASLICVNNDFAEQLTRIVTSRKIEVERILSVPLVCGEMFLSREEKQKGAVWIDVGGHSTDIVVYWKGIPVFFDWIPVGGENITQDIVAGTGVTSEQAEELKRHCILGLAREEEAAATEIPENGDSGATDVSPAFLQEIVEARVRELLEIVKGRIREEGLLTCCHSAVLAGGGISLLRGIRGLASGILAVPIRLGVPDMIGLSSPTLSAVYALGCSSPDKAGGTSKTIRTFIRKIKHRFSNFISF from the coding sequence TTGAACAATGCTATCATGGCAATTGATCCGGGTACGACGAAGATGGCAGTATGGGTCGGACATAGGAACCGGGACGGCTCTCTGGAGTTGTCCGGCCTGGGCAATGTACGGTATGCCGGAGTCTCCGGAGATGGCTGGAGGTCTGAGGGGATGATGTCCCGTGTTTTGGATGATGCTCTCGGACAAGCCTGGAATATGGCGGGCTTCCGGGTTGACCACTGCACCCTGGGGATTCCCAATGAATTCTGTGGCCTGATCCGCAATACCGGAGGCATGACCCCGGATCATCCGATGTCCGGGCAGGACATTGAGGAGCTGAAGAAAATGGCTGCCTCCTACTCCCTGCCTTCCCCGTGGAAGATATCTGATGTATTGTACGGAGGCTTCCGGGCAGATGGAAGCCGTGTGGGAAATCCTCTTGGCATGGAGAGGAAACGGATCCTTCTGGAGGCCTCCCTTATTTGTGTCAACAATGATTTTGCGGAACAGCTGACGCGGATCGTGACTTCCCGAAAAATCGAGGTGGAACGGATTCTTTCCGTACCGTTGGTTTGCGGAGAGATGTTTCTTTCCCGGGAAGAGAAGCAGAAAGGTGCTGTCTGGATTGATGTGGGAGGGCATTCCACAGATATTGTTGTCTATTGGAAGGGGATCCCGGTATTTTTTGACTGGATCCCGGTGGGAGGGGAAAACATTACCCAGGATATTGTGGCAGGGACCGGGGTGACTTCCGAACAGGCAGAAGAGTTGAAAAGGCACTGTATTCTCGGCCTGGCACGGGAGGAAGAGGCTGCTGCCACAGAGATACCGGAAAACGGTGATTCGGGCGCCACGGATGTTTCCCCGGCCTTTCTGCAAGAAATCGTGGAGGCCCGGGTCCGGGAGCTGCTGGAGATTGTGAAGGGCAGGATCCGGGAGGAGGGACTGCTGACCTGTTGCCACAGCGCTGTTCTGGCAGGAGGCGGGATCTCCCTGCTTCGGGGAATCAGGGGGTTGGCTTCCGGGATTCTGGCGGTTCCCATACGGCTGGGGGTACCGGATATGATCGGGCTTTCCAGTCCAACCCTGTCCGCAGTTTATGCACTGGGGTGCAGCAGCCCGGACAAAGCCGGCGGAACTTCGAAAACAATACGGACGTTTATCCGGAAAATAAAACATCGATTTTCCAATTTTATATCATTTTAA
- a CDS encoding cell division protein FtsQ/DivIB: MGRNGTSKGIILFLVLLLCLTAIVLLGAGVFQVKKITVISGGTLSEDVIINLSGISRGDNIFKISKAKVKKRMENNPPFPVVQSISFRLPAEVVLVVRERVPVAVIPYLSSHIIIDGSGFVLNIVKQQDDEPYPVVEGVPVTSLTRGSLLSTGEHESYREKILLRLLGEMDKWKVGGMLKGIGLENPDNIVLTTKDGIQVQIGQAVELDKKFGWLKSEAYQSVLKNGKGGTLDVRVPDKAVYRPEGGQDAAE; encoded by the coding sequence ATGGGACGGAATGGGACAAGCAAAGGGATTATACTTTTTCTGGTTTTGCTTCTTTGCCTGACAGCAATCGTTCTTTTGGGCGCCGGGGTATTTCAGGTGAAAAAGATCACGGTGATATCCGGTGGTACCCTCAGCGAAGATGTTATAATAAACCTGTCCGGAATATCCCGCGGAGACAATATTTTTAAAATCAGCAAGGCAAAGGTAAAGAAGCGAATGGAGAACAATCCCCCCTTTCCTGTGGTGCAGTCCATCTCTTTCCGACTTCCTGCCGAGGTGGTCCTTGTGGTTCGGGAACGGGTCCCGGTTGCGGTCATCCCTTATTTAAGCTCTCATATTATCATCGATGGAAGCGGCTTTGTTCTGAATATTGTAAAGCAGCAGGACGATGAGCCCTATCCGGTGGTGGAAGGAGTTCCTGTTACCAGTCTTACCAGGGGAAGTCTGCTCTCGACGGGAGAGCATGAGAGCTACAGGGAGAAGATTCTTCTGCGTCTGCTGGGAGAGATGGATAAATGGAAGGTCGGCGGGATGCTGAAAGGGATCGGACTGGAAAATCCGGATAATATTGTGCTGACCACCAAAGATGGAATTCAGGTTCAGATCGGTCAGGCCGTGGAGCTGGACAAGAAATTCGGATGGCTGAAATCGGAAGCGTATCAGAGCGTTCTTAAAAATGGAAAGGGAGGAACACTGGATGTACGTGTGCCGGACAAAGCCGTATATCGTCCGGAAGGTGGACAGGATGCGGCGGAATAA
- the spoIIGA gene encoding sigma-E processing peptidase SpoIIGA — MEYRYLDVIWLDNLFLNFILNWITRKLSGNASPMWRLWCSAGVGAVYAVFLILPGFPILSRFPFKVLLSLAMLAIGFRISGFRDFMKLFGLFYGATFLLGGTAFGIYYFCNAGITVTNGAFFIRDFPLTIVIFSVVCVIVLYRWLWPLLRLRLNRHQLIYPVEVGFDGESIGTDAFLDTGNELTDPISGIPVMVVEFKQIQTLLPPEIERIFQEGREENLEYITRVMADSRWISRFRMVPYHTLGHSESLLLAFRPDRARIQADGTWTEIGEVLIGIRNQRLSGSEEYHALIQPQIIP; from the coding sequence GTGGAGTATCGCTATCTGGATGTCATCTGGCTGGATAATCTGTTCCTTAATTTTATTTTGAACTGGATCACACGGAAGCTGTCCGGAAACGCCTCTCCCATGTGGAGATTATGGTGTTCTGCAGGCGTTGGCGCAGTCTATGCCGTCTTTCTGATCCTTCCCGGCTTTCCCATCCTTTCCCGGTTTCCATTTAAAGTACTGCTGTCCCTTGCCATGCTGGCCATCGGTTTCCGGATTTCCGGCTTCCGGGATTTTATGAAACTTTTCGGCCTTTTTTATGGCGCAACGTTTCTGCTCGGCGGAACGGCCTTTGGAATTTATTATTTCTGCAATGCCGGTATTACCGTAACCAATGGTGCCTTTTTCATCCGGGACTTTCCATTGACGATTGTCATTTTTTCCGTAGTCTGCGTGATTGTGCTGTATCGTTGGCTGTGGCCGCTTCTTCGGCTCCGGCTGAACCGTCATCAATTGATTTATCCGGTGGAGGTGGGTTTCGATGGGGAAAGCATCGGTACCGATGCTTTCCTGGATACCGGGAACGAGCTGACGGATCCGATTTCCGGAATTCCGGTTATGGTGGTGGAGTTTAAGCAGATTCAAACCCTTCTGCCGCCTGAAATAGAAAGAATATTTCAGGAAGGCAGGGAAGAAAATCTGGAGTACATTACCCGGGTGATGGCCGATTCCAGGTGGATCAGCCGGTTCCGTATGGTGCCCTATCATACCCTGGGGCATTCCGAAAGCCTTCTTCTTGCCTTCCGGCCGGACCGGGCCCGGATTCAGGCGGATGGTACCTGGACGGAAATCGGGGAGGTTCTGATTGGCATCCGGAACCAGAGATTATCCGGCAGCGAGGAATACCATGCTTTGATTCAGCCACAAATTATTCCATAG
- a CDS encoding DUF881 domain-containing protein, with amino-acid sequence METKTLGGKIAVMLVSIILGLMLATQFKNVQNVGGDVSLQRTQELTSQVQKLNQDIVDQRKYIEDLEKRIAEYENAARDEGKINDTMYKELERSRILAGLVDLEGAGVVVTVNVIPVENGGESGIVRNIYHEDLLMLINELNAAGAEALSVNGERILSTTEIRNAGDYIVINTNRYSAPFEIRAIGNPDTLEASLKLLGGVTDTLGEELDIKIHREEKIRIPKYNGVFQYDYAEPVQ; translated from the coding sequence GTGGAAACGAAAACACTGGGTGGAAAAATAGCGGTGATGCTGGTCAGTATCATTCTTGGCCTGATGTTGGCAACGCAGTTTAAAAATGTTCAGAACGTCGGTGGGGATGTATCCCTTCAAAGGACACAGGAGCTTACCAGCCAGGTTCAGAAACTGAATCAGGATATCGTGGATCAGCGGAAATATATAGAGGATCTGGAAAAGCGAATTGCGGAATACGAAAATGCTGCCAGGGATGAAGGAAAGATCAACGATACCATGTACAAGGAATTGGAGCGATCCCGTATCCTTGCCGGTCTGGTGGATCTGGAAGGTGCCGGCGTTGTGGTAACCGTAAATGTCATCCCGGTGGAAAACGGAGGAGAATCCGGTATCGTGCGGAATATTTACCATGAGGACCTGCTGATGCTGATCAACGAACTGAATGCAGCCGGAGCGGAGGCATTGTCCGTCAATGGGGAAAGGATTCTTTCCACAACGGAGATCCGCAATGCCGGGGATTATATAGTGATCAACACCAATCGATATTCCGCTCCCTTTGAGATCCGGGCCATTGGCAATCCTGATACGCTGGAGGCTTCCCTGAAGCTGTTGGGAGGGGTGACGGATACTTTGGGAGAAGAACTGGACATCAAAATACACAGGGAAGAGAAAATCCGGATTCCCAAATACAATGGCGTGTTTCAATATGATTATGCCGAACCGGTACAGTAA
- a CDS encoding small basic family protein: protein MWLPVVGVFVGIVLGMLLPVQVPVAYSSYMSIAVLAALDSVFGGIRANLDKQFEADVFISGFFGNAILAAGLTYIGNRLDVPIYLCAIFVFGYRMFNNFALIRRHFLISLRGKPEQPDLEEDSKGE from the coding sequence ATGTGGCTGCCTGTTGTTGGTGTGTTTGTTGGAATTGTGCTGGGAATGCTGCTGCCGGTTCAGGTGCCGGTTGCTTATTCCTCCTATATGTCCATTGCGGTGTTGGCTGCCCTGGACTCGGTTTTCGGCGGGATACGTGCCAATCTGGACAAGCAGTTTGAGGCCGATGTGTTCATCTCCGGCTTCTTCGGCAATGCAATCCTGGCGGCTGGTCTGACCTATATCGGAAACCGGCTGGATGTGCCGATTTATCTCTGTGCCATCTTTGTTTTCGGTTATCGGATGTTCAATAATTTTGCCCTGATCCGGCGGCACTTTTTAATCAGTCTGAGGGGAAAGCCGGAACAGCCGGATCTGGAAGAAGATTCAAAGGGTGAATAA
- the ftsZ gene encoding cell division protein FtsZ, whose product MLEFDIDTDQFAQIKVIGVGGAGNNAVNRMIQHGLKGVEFISINTDKQALYLSQATQKIQIGDKITKGLGAGANPDIGQKAAEESRDEILQAIKGADMIFITAGMGGGTGTGAAPIVAEIARDQGILTVGVVTRPFLFEGRKRAKNADNGIAQLKEKVDTLVTIPNDRLLQVVEKRTSMLDAFKVADDVLRQGVQGISDLIAVPGLVNLDFADVRTIMKEQGLAHMGIGKGSGDNRATDAAKQAIQSPLLETTIEGAKGVLLNITGGPNLGLFEVNEAAELVAESADPDANIIFGAVIDESLEDEIQIIVIATGFDKQEEKQDRRKAGKTIEKETPSTAKTDEDDLDIPTFLRRNRIK is encoded by the coding sequence GTGCTGGAATTTGATATTGACACGGATCAATTTGCACAGATAAAGGTAATAGGTGTCGGAGGCGCAGGCAATAATGCGGTAAACCGTATGATTCAGCATGGCTTGAAAGGTGTGGAATTCATCTCCATCAATACGGACAAACAGGCTCTATACCTTTCGCAGGCGACGCAGAAGATACAGATAGGGGATAAAATCACAAAGGGTCTGGGAGCCGGAGCGAATCCCGATATCGGACAGAAAGCCGCGGAGGAAAGCCGGGATGAAATCCTTCAGGCCATCAAGGGAGCCGATATGATTTTTATCACTGCCGGCATGGGTGGCGGCACCGGAACCGGAGCAGCTCCGATTGTAGCCGAAATCGCCAGGGATCAGGGGATTCTGACGGTTGGCGTGGTCACCAGGCCTTTCCTGTTCGAGGGCAGGAAACGTGCAAAAAATGCGGATAACGGCATTGCTCAGCTGAAGGAGAAGGTGGATACCCTGGTCACGATACCCAATGACAGGTTGCTTCAGGTAGTGGAAAAAAGGACTTCCATGCTGGATGCCTTCAAGGTTGCAGATGATGTTCTGCGGCAGGGCGTACAGGGCATTTCCGATCTGATAGCCGTGCCGGGTCTGGTGAACCTGGACTTTGCGGATGTCCGCACCATTATGAAGGAACAGGGCCTTGCCCATATGGGGATCGGGAAGGGCAGCGGAGACAACCGTGCAACGGATGCTGCGAAGCAGGCCATTCAGAGTCCGCTGCTGGAAACCACCATTGAAGGGGCCAAGGGCGTCTTGCTGAATATCACCGGGGGACCCAACCTGGGATTGTTTGAGGTGAATGAAGCAGCGGAGCTGGTTGCCGAGTCTGCGGACCCCGACGCAAATATTATTTTCGGTGCTGTCATTGATGAAAGCCTGGAGGACGAGATTCAGATCATCGTTATTGCCACCGGTTTTGATAAGCAGGAAGAAAAGCAGGATCGGCGGAAGGCCGGCAAGACCATTGAAAAAGAAACGCCTTCCACAGCAAAGACCGATGAAGATGACCTGGATATTCCGACATTTCTGCGCCGCAACCGGATCAAATAA
- a CDS encoding DUF881 domain-containing protein, producing the protein MKIKLDNNMLLITCVCILFGFFAIQVFQKPGPDVEIGGVTSLQTVEKMLRQKGGLTEKKLELDETIAQREKKLAVYEDSAAKTNGQLEHMKKETQDARWMAGLLPVEGPGVEIILNDRKRDTILTDNPYLGYYVVHDSDMLNVINELREAGAEAIAVNDTRIMGNSRISCGGPTINVGKYGRFAPPFVIRAIGDPDALMASFQRDDSIYQNLNSWGLEVQIRKMSKIKIPRYLGDMDYKYAQAVQEGD; encoded by the coding sequence ATGAAAATCAAATTGGATAACAATATGCTGCTGATTACATGCGTCTGTATCCTGTTTGGCTTCTTCGCAATTCAGGTTTTTCAAAAACCGGGCCCGGATGTGGAAATTGGAGGGGTGACATCCCTGCAGACTGTTGAAAAAATGCTGCGGCAAAAGGGCGGATTGACAGAGAAGAAGCTTGAGCTGGATGAGACGATTGCGCAAAGGGAAAAAAAGCTGGCGGTATATGAAGACTCCGCGGCGAAAACCAATGGTCAGCTTGAGCATATGAAAAAAGAGACCCAGGATGCCAGGTGGATGGCCGGACTGCTACCCGTGGAAGGGCCGGGGGTGGAAATTATCCTGAATGACCGGAAGCGGGACACGATTTTGACCGACAATCCCTATCTGGGGTATTATGTTGTCCACGACAGTGATATGCTGAATGTCATCAATGAATTGCGGGAAGCAGGAGCGGAAGCCATCGCTGTAAACGATACCCGAATCATGGGAAATTCCAGGATCAGCTGCGGCGGGCCTACCATAAACGTGGGAAAGTATGGACGGTTTGCCCCTCCTTTCGTGATCCGCGCCATCGGGGATCCTGATGCCCTGATGGCCAGCTTTCAAAGGGATGACAGTATTTATCAGAATCTGAATTCCTGGGGCCTGGAGGTTCAGATCCGAAAGATGAGTAAAATTAAAATTCCCCGCTATCTTGGGGATATGGACTATAAGTATGCGCAAGCGGTTCAGGAAGGTGATTGA